The proteins below are encoded in one region of Xenopus laevis strain J_2021 chromosome 8L, Xenopus_laevis_v10.1, whole genome shotgun sequence:
- the gemin7.L gene encoding gem-associated protein 7: protein MKAAVKEETDVRSMKEKSDPPLLPQVPILRLPRPPSPSGRGFDLSSPRALAHCPPKDHQKCRSFLRQLFLRSLLAAAGLPVTFTLYQRVTVSATRFNACDMEGHNFQVSDLQTPIGVQKEALIRGPDIISYSFCV from the exons ATGAAGGCAGCGGTAAAGGAAGAGACAGATGTTCGCAGTATGAAGGAGAAAAGC GACCCACCTCTTCTCCCACAGGTACCCATACTGCGCCTCCCACGTCCACCGTCACCATCTGGCCGTGGCTTTGACCTTTCTTCACCCAGAGCACTTGCTCACTGCCCACCCAAAGATCACCAAAAGTGTCGCTCTTTTCTTCGCCAGCTCTTCCTCCGCAGCCTCCTTGCAGCTGCTGGCCTCCCTGTCACGTTCACACTTTATCAGCGAGTAACTGTCAGTGCGACTCGCTTCAATGCCTGTGACATGGAAGGACACAATTTTCAGGTCTCTGACTTACAGACTCCTATAGGTGTGCAGAAGGAGGCACTTATCCGGGGACCCGACATCATTTCCTACTCTTTCTGTGTCTAA
- the nkpd1.L gene encoding NTPase KAP family P-loop domain-containing protein 1 has product MHIKGKLGEDDIYCACLSKSLCQISTPVTVGLYAPFGSRVYMLLDRITKCMREVATYVTERQEAISGQTPRKPVGWGFMYLLWHLLFYCPVITEHHLERKSIEFIFVNFSAWQYAGSDRLWAGLVTTLCDRVRKHFGAIPLTVFKVLGTAPRRSLEPDIAEWKFKKSFCIKLVIVLLLLIIGLLLLTVPVNSASHGGDDKVTTVFGSLATLISGSGIIMTLYKLIKGVLISQKHKIERLVNSQKFSSQMGFMNEVKKEVELITQMVQTMEIFQKQKIRVVLQITSLELCAPDKVVGVLDAMNTLLSDRRAPFISILVVDPSIIVTCLENANSLKGMADNGYMFLNRTVTLPFSVPALGKKTKLQILRKAVQRTEDLIDWPCRNDALRVTKTGIAETVKLLKEELAEEEEPAVQTNYFQTLRCIQETFYALYSEREVLHEYIPDSICQMKRIVNTIPVMVNLMMLCKIPLDNLSPKDLAAWVVLCNQWPCRLSWILQCLEDKEQRGSKEAFCSCLLWDVFKENSKELFSLKTGLKNLLDLDEDPEIFQKFLSQDFPFTAEESRRLMRFTVNLDFSIKNKMGLLRGINNLQNDWKEPEVRKVDAVQEEDRDRKQVGRECSRCRGSINKVSDVNKNAKEFALYREEGCKKRNSTKDGNEEQEQCKTEVQIDLEDASLERVQKKENAPTTMEAQSRDAVFCIVEEEAGYALQVQKRWGESQSTEQLQDV; this is encoded by the coding sequence AATGTATGAGGGAGGTGGCAACGTATGTAACAGAAAGGCAGGAGGCAATATCCGGACAGACTCCTAGAAAACCAGTGGGATGGGGCTTTATGTACCTGCTCTGGCACCTTCTTTTCTACTGCCCTGTGATTACGGAACACCACCTGGAACGAAAAAGTATTGAATTCATTTTTGTCAACTTCAGTGCTTGGCAGTATGCCGGCAGTGACAGACTTTGGGCTGGCTTAGTAACCACTCTCTGTGACCGTGTCCGGAAACATTTTGGTGCAATCCCACTCACTGTTTTTAAAGTCTTGGGCACTGCTCCGAGAAGGAGTCTTGAACCTGACATTGCAGAGTGGAAGTTTAAGAAGTCTTTCTGCATTAAGCTTGTGATAGTTTTACTCCTACTCATCATTGGGTTACTCCTTCTTACTGTGCCTGTGAATTCAGCATCCCATGGGGGAGATGATAAGGTCACAACTGTATTTGGAAGTCTTGCTACATTAATATCTGGCTCAGGTATTATTATGACACTCTATAAGTTAATAAAGGGTGTCCTAATAAGTCAGAAGCATAAAATTGAGCGTCTAGTCAACAGCCAAAAGTTTAGTTCCCAGATGGGCTTCATGAATGAGGTCAAAAAAGAGGTTGAGTTGATCACCCAAATGGTCCAGACCATGGAGATCTTCCAGAAACAAAAAATCCGTGTTGTTCTTCAGATCACTAGTCTGGAGCTCTGTGCACCAGATAAGGTAGTAGGTGTGCTTGATGCTATGAACACACTACTGTCTGACCGAAGAGCACCGTTTATTTCCATCTTAGTGGTTGATCCTAGTATTATTGTTACCTGCCTAGAGAATGCCAACTCACTCAAAGGCATGGCAGACAATGGTTACATGTTCCTTAACCGTACAGTTACTTTGCCCTTTTCAGTACCAGCTTTGGGTAAAAAGACTAAACTTCAGATTCTAAGAAAGGCTGTTCAGAGGACAGAAGATCTCATAGACTGGCCCTGCAGAAATGATGCCCTTCGAGTCACCAAAACAGGTATTGCTGAAACAGTTAAATTGCTTAAAGAAGAGCTAGCAGAGGAAGAAGAACCAGCAGTACAGACAAATTACTTTCAAACACTTCGCTGCATTCAGGAGACATTTTATGCTCTGTACAGTGAAAGGGAAGTTCTGCATGAATATATTCCTGATAGCATTTGCCAAATGAAAAGGATTGTTAACACTATTCCAGTCATGGTTAACTTAATGATGCTATGTAAAATCCCATTGGACAATTTATCTCCCAAGGATCTAGCTGCTTGGGTTGTACTTTGCAATCAGTGGCCCTGTCGCCTGAGTTGGATACTGCAATGTTTAGAGGATAAGGAGCAGAGAGGTTCAAAAGAAGCATTCTGCAGCTGCCTATTATGGGATgtttttaaagagaacagcaaGGAGCTCTTTTCCTTAAAAACTGGTCTAAAAAACCTCTTAGACTTGGATGAAGACCcagaaatttttcaaaaattcttgTCACAAGATTTTCCCTTTACTGCAGAGGAATCCAGAAGACTAATGAGGTTCACAGTTAATctggatttttcaataaaaaataaaatgggactTCTAAGGGGAATAAACAATCTTCAGAATGACTGGAAGGAGCCTGAGGTCAGAAAGGTTGATGCTGTACAAGAAGAAGATAGGGACAGAAAACAGGTTGGGAGGGAGTGCAGTCGGTGCAGGGGAAGTATAAACAAAGTCAGTgatgtaaataaaaatgcaaaagaatttGCTTTGTATAGGGAAGAAggctgtaaaaaaagaaatagtacAAAAGATGGTAATGAGGAGCAAGAACAATGTAAAACAGAAGTTCAGATAGACTTGGAGGATGCATCACTTGAAAgagtacagaaaaaagaaaatgctccAACTACTATGGAGGCGCAGTCAAGAGATGCCGTTTTCTGCATAGTAGAGGAGGAAGCTGGTTATGCATTGCAGGTTCAAAAGAGATGGGGTGAATCTCAAAGTACTGAACAGCTCCAGGATGTTTGA